A single genomic interval of Pyrus communis chromosome 7, drPyrComm1.1, whole genome shotgun sequence harbors:
- the LOC137738819 gene encoding uncharacterized protein produces MADWGPVVIAVVLFVLLTPGLLFQLPGNSRVAEFNNMQTSGVSILVHTIIYFGLVTIFLIAIGVHISTG; encoded by the coding sequence ATGGCGGATTGGGGGCCAGTGGTGATAGCCGTGGTGCTGTTTGTGTTGTTGACGCCGGGGCTGCTGTTTCAGCTGCCCGGGAACAGCCGGGTGGCGGAGTTCAACAACATGCAGACCAGCGGGGTTTCCATCTTGGTTCACACCATCATTTACTTTGGCCTCGTCACCATTTTCCTCATCGCTATCGGCGTTCACATCTCCACTGGCTAG
- the LOC137739485 gene encoding uncharacterized protein, with translation MSADWGPVVVAVVLFILLSPGLLFQLPARHRVMEFGNMATSGIAILVHAVIYFCIITILIIAIGIHIHFN, from the coding sequence ATGAGTGCTGATTGGGGGCCGGTCGTTGTTGCAGTTGTTTTGTTCATCCTCCTGTCGCCCGGGCTGCTATTCCAACTACCGGCAAGACATAGGGTGATGGAGTTCGGAAACATGGCCACAAGCGGGATTGCTATTCTTGTTCATGCCGTCATATACTTCTGCATAATCACCATCTTGATCATTGCAATTGGTATTCACATACATTTCAACTAA
- the LOC137739486 gene encoding uncharacterized protein encodes MSDWGPVFIAVLLFVLLTPGLLIQMPGKSRFVEFGNFQTSGVSILVHSIIYFALICIFLLAIGVHMYDATMADWGPILIGVVLFILLQPGLLFALPGNSKQVEFGHMKTNGKAIAVHTLIFFALYAILILAVHVHIYTG; translated from the exons ATGTCGGATTGGGGGCCGGTTTTCATAGCAGTGCTTTTGTTTGTACTGCTGACACCAGGACTGCTGATTCAGATGCCGGGAAAGAGCCGGTTCGTGGAGTTCGGAAATTTTCAGACGAGTGGAGTGTCCATACTGGTTCATTCCATAATCTACTTTGCTCTCATTTGCATCTTCTTATTAGCTATTGGTGTCCACATGTAT gACGCAACAATGGCGGACTGGGGCCCAATACTGATAGGGGTGGTTCTGTTCATCCTGCTGCAACCGGGGCTGCTCTTCGCTTTACCGGGAAACAGCAAGCAGGTGGAGTTTGGGCACATGAAGACCAACGGCAAGGCCATAGCTGTCCACACTCTCATCTTCTTCGCTCTGTACGCCATTCTCATCCTGGCCGTCCACGTCCACATCTACACCGGTTGA
- the LOC137738772 gene encoding uncharacterized protein, protein MKNWAAPLIASALFAFLSPGLVFQMPGRERPFELMNMKTSIASILLHAVIYGLLIVLFLVILDIHIYA, encoded by the coding sequence ATGAAAAATTGGGCAGCTCCGCTGATAGCATCCGCGCTATTTGCGTTTCTGTCGCCAGGATTGGTGTTTCAGATGCCCGGCAGGGAACGTCCCTTCGAACTCATGAACATGAAAACGAGCATCGCATCGATATTGTTGCACGCCGTGATCTATGGTTTGCTCATCGTTCTGTTTCTCGTTATTCTTGACATTCACATCTATGCTTAG